The sequence TTACTTTTTATACAACAAAGTTCAGATCCGCTGGTCGCGGGCATAACAGCTGTTGGCTATCAGGTATCAGGTATCACCCCGCCCGAAGGGCGATAATTTAACAACTTACTTGGATTTACATATAAAGCATTATGGAAGAAATTATCATCTCAACAATTCAAAGAACCATGGTTGCAGGCACACCACTGCTCTTAGCCACAACCGGCGAAATTATCTGCGAACGGGCCGGCATCCTTAACCTTGGTGTGGAAGGCGTCATGGCCGTTGGTGCCGTAACCGCCTTTATTGTCACCATGACCACGGGGCATCCCTGGCTTGGTGTACTGGCTGCCATGGCAGCAGGCTTTGCCGTCTCCCTGATCCATGCCTTTGCGTCGGTAACGCTGCAGGCCAATCAGGTGGTATCAGGCCTTGCGTTGACCATGTTGGGCTTAGGATTATCCGGCATGATGGGCAAGCCCTATGTAGGCCGGCCCCTGGCCGTTAAAATGGATGATGTGGCCATCCCCTTTTTATCGGACCTGCCCTGGATCGGCAAAGCCCTTTTTTACCAGAGTCCCTTTCTTTACCTGGCCATCCTCCTGGCTATAGCTGCCTGGTTTTTTCTGGAACGTACCCGCATGGGCATTCAGATCCGATCCACCGGGGAAAATCCCAAGGCTACGGAGACCCAGGGAGTTAATATCGCTTTAATTCGATATGCCTGCGTTCTGGTGGGCGGTGTTTTTTCCGCCCTTGCCGGGGCTCATTTGTCCATTTCCTACTCATCTTCCTGGGTGGAGGGCATGACTGCGGGACGCGGCTGGATCGCCATTGCCCTGACCATATTTGCCCTGTGGAACCCGGGCCGGGCCATTTTTGCCTCATTTATCTTTGGCGGCATTTTTGTACTCCAATACCTGCTCCAACCTTTAGGTATTTCCCCTAATTTCCTGGCGATGCTGCCCTACCTGTCCACCCTGATCATCCTTCTGGCCATCTCATTTAAAGACCCAAGGCGGCTCAATGCCCCGGCCTGGCTGGGAGCAGCCTATAAACGGGGTGAACGATAACAATTTGACATTTCATACTTTTTTGCCCATAATATTAAATTATTAAGGCATCACCCAGCCGGATAAAATGACGCGATTCCATGAAGGAGCCATAATGGAAATCTCAAAAAATCAGTCCATTGACAGTATTGCCAAAATTTTCCTGAAAACCACCCAAAGTACCCTTCAACAAAGTACCGGCAAAGAAATAAACTACGCCAATACCATCCAGAAGATCACCAGGATATCCATGAGGCCTGACCTGACCTGCTTTGTTCAATTCAGCGGAGACTATATGGGCCTTGTGATTTTCAATTTCAGTGACGAGGCTGCTTTTGAAATTTACAGGCAATACATGATCAACATGGGCATGCCTGAAGATCAACTGGCCGCCTCTATTTCCGACCCTGAA comes from uncultured Desulfobacter sp. and encodes:
- a CDS encoding ABC transporter permease, which translates into the protein MEEIIISTIQRTMVAGTPLLLATTGEIICERAGILNLGVEGVMAVGAVTAFIVTMTTGHPWLGVLAAMAAGFAVSLIHAFASVTLQANQVVSGLALTMLGLGLSGMMGKPYVGRPLAVKMDDVAIPFLSDLPWIGKALFYQSPFLYLAILLAIAAWFFLERTRMGIQIRSTGENPKATETQGVNIALIRYACVLVGGVFSALAGAHLSISYSSSWVEGMTAGRGWIAIALTIFALWNPGRAIFASFIFGGIFVLQYLLQPLGISPNFLAMLPYLSTLIILLAISFKDPRRLNAPAWLGAAYKRGER
- a CDS encoding DUF3334 family protein, with the protein product MEISKNQSIDSIAKIFLKTTQSTLQQSTGKEINYANTIQKITRISMRPDLTCFVQFSGDYMGLVIFNFSDEAAFEIYRQYMINMGMPEDQLAASISDPEVADTIGEISNQLMGQLIKSVEEKYNLNADYGQPKALTISSAISLSINDTYTENRRLSFKISNYIFRIEIAMENSEFIDVAGL